From one Streptomyces sp. CA-210063 genomic stretch:
- a CDS encoding PP2C family protein-serine/threonine phosphatase: MGQREGARQPVGRRFSYARTLVRVIPVLLIAIGLFYDHFTPREFTAVPFFTAAPLVAAPLFSLHGTVITGVVSIAGITAVHIRYGDTGHVDAITEIATVTTVAVLAVLINRLVRRSDARLATAREIAEAAQRAVLPVPQERIGGLEIAARYEAAQAGASIGGDLYAVQDSPHGVRLIVGDVRGKGLGAVSAVAVLIGAFREAAEQESTLEAVAQRLERALAREGARREAARRDAAVEREGFVTAVLAEFPHGAGRARIVNRGHPSPLLLYADGVLRTVEAPQPALPLGMDDLGTWPDRAEETGFPPGATLLFYTDGLSEARDGRGVFYDPAERLSGRTFPGPRALLTTLAEEVRRHTGDRTTDDMALLAVRRP; the protein is encoded by the coding sequence GTGGGGCAGCGAGAGGGCGCGAGGCAGCCGGTCGGCCGGCGTTTCTCGTACGCCCGTACGCTCGTCCGCGTCATCCCGGTCCTGCTGATCGCCATCGGACTCTTCTACGACCACTTCACCCCGCGCGAGTTCACGGCGGTCCCCTTCTTCACCGCCGCGCCACTCGTGGCGGCCCCGCTCTTCTCGCTGCACGGCACGGTGATCACCGGTGTGGTCTCGATCGCCGGCATCACCGCCGTACACATCCGCTACGGCGACACGGGCCACGTGGACGCGATCACCGAGATCGCGACGGTGACCACCGTCGCCGTACTGGCCGTACTCATCAACCGCCTCGTCCGCCGCAGCGACGCCCGGCTCGCCACCGCCCGCGAGATCGCCGAGGCGGCGCAGCGGGCCGTACTGCCGGTGCCGCAGGAGCGGATCGGCGGGCTGGAGATCGCCGCGCGGTACGAGGCGGCGCAGGCCGGGGCGTCGATCGGGGGTGATCTGTACGCGGTGCAGGACTCCCCCCACGGCGTACGGCTGATCGTGGGCGATGTGCGCGGCAAGGGGCTCGGCGCGGTGTCGGCGGTGGCGGTGCTGATCGGCGCGTTCCGGGAGGCGGCCGAGCAGGAGTCGACGCTCGAAGCGGTCGCCCAGCGGCTGGAACGGGCGCTGGCCCGGGAGGGAGCGCGGCGGGAGGCGGCGCGGCGGGACGCGGCCGTGGAGCGCGAGGGGTTCGTCACGGCCGTACTGGCGGAGTTCCCGCACGGCGCCGGCCGCGCCCGGATCGTCAACCGCGGCCACCCCTCACCACTGCTGCTGTACGCCGACGGCGTCCTGCGCACCGTGGAGGCCCCGCAGCCCGCGCTCCCGCTCGGCATGGACGACCTGGGCACCTGGCCGGACCGCGCCGAGGAGACCGGATTCCCGCCCGGCGCCACGCTGCTCTTCTACACCGACGGCCTCTCCGAGGCCCGCGACGGCCGAGGCGTCTTCTACGACCCGGCCGAGCGGCTGTCCGGTCGTACGTTCCCCGGCCCGCGCGCCCTGTTGACAACCCTCGCGGAGGAGGTGCGCCGACACACGGGCGACCGCACGACGGACGACATGGCGCTCCTGGCGGTCCGCCGCCCCTGA
- the cyaB gene encoding class IV adenylate cyclase, whose translation MIEAELKARVRAPEAVARALDERAEGRSETYQDTYYDLPDGSLRARDEELRLRFVVDRGTGDRRTLLTFKAAVVDEASGSKPEYETRVGDSQIAHAILEHLGYVPAIVFEKRCRSHAFEAYGRQLLATLVRVPELDGTFLEVETLVQEESELTAALDDIRSVLADLGITPEDLTRELYTDAVAAARSA comes from the coding sequence GTGATCGAGGCGGAGTTGAAGGCGCGGGTCCGCGCGCCGGAGGCGGTCGCGCGGGCGCTCGACGAGCGGGCCGAGGGCCGGTCCGAGACGTACCAGGACACGTACTACGACCTGCCGGACGGCAGCCTGCGCGCGCGGGACGAGGAACTGCGGCTGCGGTTCGTGGTCGATCGTGGCACGGGCGACCGGCGGACCCTGCTCACCTTCAAGGCGGCCGTGGTGGACGAGGCGTCCGGTTCGAAGCCCGAGTACGAGACGCGGGTGGGCGACTCACAGATCGCGCACGCCATCCTGGAGCACCTCGGCTACGTACCGGCGATCGTGTTCGAGAAGCGGTGCCGCAGCCATGCCTTCGAGGCGTACGGCCGGCAGCTGCTCGCCACCCTCGTACGGGTCCCCGAGCTGGACGGCACGTTCCTGGAGGTCGAGACCCTGGTCCAGGAGGAATCCGAGCTCACCGCGGCCCTCGACGACATCCGCTCGGTACTCGCCGACCTCGGCATCACCCCGGAGGACCTCACCCGCGAGCTCTACACGGACGCGGTGGCGGCGGCCCGCAGCGCCTGA
- a CDS encoding MarR family winged helix-turn-helix transcriptional regulator: MTTRWLTPEEQRAWRAYVAASSLLEDALDRQLQQEAGLPHLYYSVLSALSEAPDRRMRMTDVAERLKITRSRLTYAVTRLEKDGVVRREDCQWDKRGSVAVLTDEGMALLERTAPGHVETVRKAVFDHLSPEQIGQFEEICASIATAIQGGAPRATGSDDLPWRRRACPSSQAGQ, translated from the coding sequence ATGACGACCCGCTGGCTCACCCCCGAGGAACAGCGTGCCTGGCGCGCCTACGTGGCCGCGAGCTCCCTCCTGGAGGACGCGCTCGACCGGCAGCTTCAGCAGGAAGCCGGTCTGCCGCACCTCTACTACTCCGTGCTGTCCGCCCTCTCCGAGGCGCCGGACCGCCGGATGCGGATGACCGATGTCGCCGAGCGCCTGAAGATCACGCGCAGCCGTCTGACGTACGCCGTGACCCGGCTGGAGAAGGACGGCGTGGTGCGGCGCGAGGACTGCCAGTGGGACAAGCGGGGCAGTGTCGCCGTGCTCACCGACGAGGGCATGGCCCTGCTGGAGCGGACGGCGCCGGGCCATGTCGAGACGGTCCGCAAGGCCGTCTTCGACCACCTCAGCCCCGAGCAGATCGGCCAGTTCGAGGAGATCTGCGCGTCCATCGCGACGGCGATCCAGGGCGGCGCTCCCCGGGCCACCGGCTCCGACGACCTGCCGTGGCGCCGCCGTGCGTGTCCGTCGAGCCAGGCCGGTCAGTAG
- a CDS encoding dihydrofolate reductase family protein → MPQPYVLLSAAVSLDGFLDDTGPERLLLSGPADFDRVDEVRAASDAILIGAGTLRTDNPRLLVNSPERRAARVAAGLPEYPLKVTVSASGDLDPAAQFWHTGGEKAVYTTDKGAERLRGLGLPAGPNGVDVVSLGPDLEWTAVLDHLGDVRGIRRLMVEGGGRVHTQLLQQGLADELQLAVAPVFVGESDAPRMFGTGAYPGGPKSRLRLLETRPVGDVVLIRYVPTVPGTGPAVSAADRHWLALACDLAAECPPSRTAFSVGAVVVAENGTELARGHSREDGDPVVHAEEAALAKLDPADPRLASATVYSSLEPCARRASRPAPCARLVLEAGVRRVVTAWREPDTFVADAAVGNAVLSAEGADVVVLPEYEERAKAPNNHLVG, encoded by the coding sequence ATGCCCCAGCCCTACGTCCTGTTGTCCGCCGCCGTCTCCCTCGACGGCTTTCTGGACGACACCGGGCCCGAACGGCTGCTGCTCTCGGGCCCGGCCGACTTCGACCGGGTCGACGAGGTGCGCGCGGCCAGCGACGCCATCCTGATCGGCGCCGGCACCCTGCGCACCGACAACCCCCGGCTGCTGGTCAACTCCCCCGAGCGCCGCGCGGCCCGCGTCGCCGCCGGGCTCCCGGAGTACCCGCTGAAGGTCACGGTCAGCGCGTCCGGCGATCTGGATCCGGCGGCCCAGTTCTGGCACACGGGCGGCGAGAAGGCCGTGTACACGACGGACAAGGGTGCGGAACGGCTGCGCGGGCTGGGCCTGCCGGCCGGACCCAACGGCGTGGACGTGGTGTCCCTCGGCCCCGACCTGGAGTGGACGGCCGTCCTCGACCACCTCGGAGACGTACGCGGCATCCGGCGCCTCATGGTCGAGGGCGGTGGCCGCGTGCACACCCAGCTGCTCCAGCAGGGCCTCGCGGACGAACTGCAACTGGCCGTCGCCCCGGTGTTCGTGGGCGAGTCGGACGCGCCGCGCATGTTCGGCACGGGCGCGTACCCCGGCGGACCGAAGAGCCGGCTGCGCCTGCTGGAGACCCGGCCGGTCGGCGACGTCGTCCTCATCCGGTACGTCCCCACCGTCCCCGGCACCGGCCCTGCCGTCTCCGCCGCCGACCGGCACTGGCTGGCACTGGCGTGCGACCTGGCCGCCGAGTGCCCGCCCTCGCGGACCGCGTTCAGCGTGGGCGCGGTCGTGGTCGCCGAGAACGGTACGGAACTGGCGCGCGGGCACTCCCGCGAGGACGGCGACCCCGTCGTCCACGCCGAGGAGGCCGCCCTCGCCAAGCTCGACCCCGCCGACCCGCGCCTCGCCTCCGCCACGGTCTACAGCAGCCTGGAACCGTGCGCCCGCCGCGCCTCCCGCCCCGCGCCCTGCGCGCGGCTCGTCCTCGAGGCGGGCGTACGCCGCGTCGTCACCGCCTGGCGCGAGCCGGACACCTTCGTCGCGGACGCCGCCGTCGGCAATGCGGTGCTCTCGGCGGAGGGGGCCGACGTCGTCGTCCTGCCGGAGTACGAGGAGCGGGCGAAGGCACCCAACAACCACTTGGTGGGCTGA
- a CDS encoding GTP cyclohydrolase II, whose translation MPDFPAATPRARVRVPLRFHDGYGVDTEMVTFHGLVDGQEHVAIVLGDPAPGTAPLVRLHSECLTGDVFGSARCDCGPQLREAVERIADRGGVLLYLRQEGRGIGLYNKLDAYALQDQGLDTYEANAALGLPEDARDYTAAAQMLGALGIDELDLLSNNPDKGQQLRDLGVGVRHRVPTGVFTTAHNVRYLRAKVLQTQHTLPLPELTELTAG comes from the coding sequence ATGCCCGACTTTCCCGCTGCCACCCCGCGTGCCCGCGTCCGGGTACCGCTGCGTTTCCACGACGGCTACGGCGTCGACACCGAAATGGTCACCTTCCACGGCCTCGTCGACGGCCAGGAGCACGTGGCGATCGTCCTCGGCGACCCTGCGCCCGGCACGGCCCCGCTGGTCCGGCTGCACTCCGAGTGCCTGACCGGCGACGTCTTCGGCTCGGCCCGCTGCGACTGCGGTCCGCAGCTGCGCGAGGCGGTGGAGCGGATCGCCGACCGTGGCGGTGTCCTCCTCTACCTCCGCCAGGAGGGCCGGGGCATCGGTCTCTACAACAAGCTCGACGCGTACGCCCTCCAGGACCAGGGCCTCGACACCTACGAGGCGAACGCGGCGCTCGGACTGCCGGAGGACGCCCGCGACTACACGGCGGCGGCCCAGATGCTGGGCGCCCTCGGCATCGACGAGCTGGACCTGCTCTCCAACAACCCCGACAAGGGGCAGCAGCTCCGTGACCTGGGTGTCGGCGTCCGGCACCGCGTCCCCACGGGCGTCTTCACCACCGCCCACAACGTCCGCTACCTCCGCGCGAAGGTCCTCCAGACCCAGCACACGCTCCCCCTGCCGGAGCTGACCGAACTGACGGCCGGCTGA